One window of the Epinephelus moara isolate mb chromosome 24, YSFRI_EMoa_1.0, whole genome shotgun sequence genome contains the following:
- the LOC126386619 gene encoding inter-alpha-trypsin inhibitor heavy chain H3-like isoform X7, giving the protein MSGLQGVRLLLLWGSACLWLPGLAQGALVISGDHEAPQETRGAARSLQKRSTNEAKVEVYSVKVDCTVMSRFAHTVMTSKALNKANFSQEIFFEMELPKTAFITNFSMEIDGQVYVGEVKEKEKAKKQYEKAVSSGQTAGLVKASGRKMEKFSVSVNIAAESNVTFILTYEELLQRKLGQYEILTRVKPKQRVQDFQIVTNIYEPQGISYVEAHATFLSNELLPLVEKVVTDNKAHISFSPTMEEQRKCPDCDGTLIDGDFVIKYDVNRAKSLGDIQIVNGYFVHFFAPPDLPRVPKNVVFVIDRSGSMSGRKIQQTRQALLAILKDLHEEDHFALIPFDSYVEFWRKSLTKATKENVAEAMTYVRGIRDRGSTNMNDALLRGAEMLVKDRQEKKLPERSVDMIILLTDGMPDGGRSQLPIIQENMRSAIGGNMSLFCLGFGNDVDYSFLDVMSKQNKGVARRIFEGSDADIQLQGFYEEVANPLLSEVDLRYPENTVDFLTTNHYSQLFNGSEIVVAGRLMDNDLDNFMVEVFGQGFEEDFRVQGQASAVDWDVIYPNEEYIFGDFTERLWAYLTIQQLLEKSKSGAPDEKTNATAKALEMSLKYSFVTPLTSMVVTKPETEDGTDSPLIADKLTEEQRQQAERLSYRYVPPAYHPPPPTYFVDGDPHFMIELPDRDDALCFNINDMPGTIFNLVRDPEQGILVNGETIGDKKIPPDGKINTYFWRFGIIHQTLGVRLEVSTQDISVLQGSKRVKLLWSGTASFKGPNMDLLLTKDRSLTVTLKDSVKFVVLLHKVWKKHPYHRDYLGFYTLDSHLLSPSVHGLLGQFYHGIEYEVSDLRPGEVPEKPDATMYVKGQELNVTRGWQRDFRRDVKNGENVPCWFIHSNGTGLIDGEAADYIVSGLFKTV; this is encoded by the exons GAGACAAGAGGAGCTGCCAGATCACTGCAG AAAAGAAGTACAAATGAGGCCAAG gtGGAGGTGTACAGTGTGAAAGTGGACTGCACTGTGATGTCTCGTTTCGCCCACACCGTCATGACCTCCAAGGCTCTGAACAaagcaaacttctcccaggaaaTCTTCTTTGAAATGGAGCTGCCCAAGACCGCCTTCATCACCAACTTCAGCAT GGAAATTGATGGCCAGGTGTATGTTGGggaagtgaaagaaaaagagaaagccaAGAAACAGTATGAGAAGGCTGTTTCCTCTGGACAGACTGCTGGACTGGTCAA GGCATCTGGAAGAAAGATGGAGAAGTTTTCAGTGTCTGTCAACATTGCAGCTGAAAGTAACGTGACTTTTATTCTGACCTACGAGGAGCTCCTTCAGAGGAAACTGGGCCAGTATGAGATTCTGACTCGAGTTAAACCCAAACAACGGGTCCAGGATTTTCAG aTAGTAACAAACATCTATGAGCCTCAGGGCATTTCTTACGTGGAAGCCCATGCAACCTTTCTCAGCAATGAGCTGCTCCCCCTGGTGGAGAAAGTGGTCACAGACAACaag GCACACATCTCTTTCTCACCAACTatggaggagcagaggaaatGTCCAGATTGTGATGGGACACTCATCGACGGAGATTTTGTCATCAAGTACGACGTGAACCGAGCAAAGAGCCTCGGGGACATTCAG ATTGTGAATGGATACTTTGTGCACTTCTTTGCTCCCCCTGACCTGCCCAGAGTCCCAAAAAATGTGGTGTTTGTGATTGACAGGAGTGGATCTATGAGTGGGAGAAAGATACAACAG ACACGACAGGCATTGCTGGCCATCCTCAAAGACCTCCACGAGGAGGACCACTTTGCTCTCATCCCATTTGATAGCTATGTTGAGTTTTGGAGGAAATCACTTACAAAAGCAACCAAGGAAAACGTGGCTGAAGCAATGACATATGTCAGAGGGATACGTGACCGCGGAT CAACCAATATGAATGATGCACTGTTGAGAGGTGCGGAAATGCTGGTCAAAGACAGGCAGGAGAAGAAGCTCCCAGAGAGGAGTGTCGATATGATTATTTTACTGACTGATGGAATGCCAGATGGGG GAAGGTCTCAGCTCCCGATTATTCAGGAGAATATGCGATCAGCTATTGGAGGAAACATGTCTCTGTTCTGTCTTGGATTTGGAAATGATGTGGATTATTCCTTCCTGGATGTGATGAGCAAACAAAACAAGGGAGTGGCCCGCAGAATCTTTGAGGGTTCAGATGCAGACATTCAACTTCAG GGTTTCTATGAGGAGGTGGCCAACCCTCTGCTTTCAGAGGTGGACCTGCGTTATCCTGAGAACACAGTGGACTTCCTGACTACCAACCACTACAGCCAGCTGTTTAACGGCTCAGAGATCGTGGTGGCTGGTCGGCTGATGGACAATGACCTGGACAATTTCATGGTGGAAGTGTTCGGCCAGGGG TTTGAGGAGGACTTCAGGGTGCAGGGTCAGGCCAGTGCTGTGGATTGGGATGTGATATACCCAAATGAGGAGTACATCTTTGGAGATTTCACAGAGCGTCTGTGGGCCTACCTCACCATCCAGCAGCTACTGGAAAAGAG CAAGAGCGGTGCCCCAGATGAGAAAACCAACGCCACAGCCAAGGCCCTGGAAATGTCTCTGAAGTACAGCTTTGTCACCCCTCTCACCTCCATGGTGGTCACCAAGCCTGAAACTGAGGATGGAACAGACAGCCCTCTCATTGCTGACAAGCTGACTGAGG AGCAAAGACAACAGGCAGAGAGATTGT CATATCGATATGTACCCCCTGCATATCACCCACCACCACCCACATATTTTG TGGATGGAGATCCTCATTTCATGATAGAGCTTCCTGACAGAGACGACGCCCTGTGCTTCAATATCAACGACATGCCAGGAACCATTTTCAACCTGGTCAGAGACCCAGAACAAG GTATTTTGGTCAATGGCGAGACCATTGGAGACAAGAAGATTCCCCCTGATGGTAAAATTAACACCTACTTTTGGCGTTTTGGCATCATCCACCAGACTCTGGGGGTGAGGCTGGAGGTGAGCACTCAGGACATCTCAGTGCTCCAGGGCAGCAAACGAGTTAAACTGCTGTGGTCGGGTACAGCTTCTTTTAAAGGACCCAA caTGGATCTCCTCTTGACCAAGGATCGCAGCCTAACGGTTACTCTAAAGGATTCAGTCAAGTTTGTGGTCCTGCTTCATAAAGTGTGGAAGAAGCACCCGTACCATCGGGACTACTTGGGTTTCTACACCCTGGACAGCCACCTCCTGTCCCCTTCTGTTCACGGCCTGCTAG GTCAGTTCTACCATGGGATTGAATATGAGGTGTCAGACCTGCGTCCAGGTGAAGTCCCAGAGAAACCAGATGCCACCATGTATGTGAAAGGACAGGAGCTCAATGTGACCAG
- the LOC126386619 gene encoding inter-alpha-trypsin inhibitor heavy chain H3-like isoform X1 has translation MSGLQGVRLLLLWGSACLWLPGLAQGALVISGDHEAPQETRGAARSLQKRSTNEAKVEVYSVKVDCTVTSRFAHTVMTSKARNKANIPQEIFFEMELPKTAFIANFSMEIDGQVYVGEVKEKEKAKKQYEKAVSSGQTAGLVKASGRKMEKFSVSVNIAAESNVTFILTYEELLQRKLGQYEILTRVKPKQRVQDFQIVTNIYEPQGISYVEAHATFLSNELLPLVEKVVTDNKAHISFSPTMEEQRKCPDCDGTLIDGDFVIKYDVNRAKSLGDIQIVNGYFVHFFAPPDLPRVPKNVVFVIDRSGSMSGRKIQQTRQALLAILKDLHEEDHFALIPFDSYVEFWRKSLTKATKENVAEAMTYVRGIRDRGSTNMNDALLRGAEMLVKDRQEKKLPERSVDMIILLTDGMPDGGRSQLPIIQENMRSAIGGNMSLFCLGFGNDVDYSFLDVMSKQNKGVARRIFEGSDADIQLQGFYEEVANPLLSEVDLRYPENTVDFLTTNHYSQLFNGSEIVVAGRLMENDLDNFMVEVFGQGFEEDFRVQGQASAVDWDVIYPDEEYIFGDFTERLWAYLTIQQLLEKSKSGAPDEKTNATAKALEMSLKYSFVTPLTSMVVTKPETEDGTDSPLIADKLTEEQRQQAERVSYRYLPPSYSYQAPPTYFVDGDPHFMIELPDRHDALCFNINDMPGTIFNLVRDPEQGILVNGETIGDKKIPPDGKINTYFWRFGIIHQSLGVRLEVNTQDISVLQDGKQVKVLWSDTAALKGPNMDLLLTKDRSLTVTLKDSVKFVVLLHKVWKKHPYHRDYLGFYTLDSHLLSPSVHGLLGQFYHGIEYEVSDLRPGEVPEKPDATMYVKGQELNVTRGWQRDFRRDVKNGENVPCWFIHSNGTGLIDGEAADYIVSGLFKTV, from the exons AGGCTCGGAACAAGGCAAACATCCCCCAGGAAATCTTCTTTGAAATGGAGCTGCCCAAGACCGCCTTCATCGCCAACTTCAGcat GGAAATTGATGGCCAGGTGTATGTTGGggaagtgaaagaaaaagagaaagccaAGAAACAGTATGAGAAGGCTGTTTCCTCTGGACAGACTGCTGGACTGGTCAA GGCATCTGGAAGAAAGATGGAGAAGTTTTCAGTGTCTGTCAACATTGCAGCTGAAAGTAACGTGACTTTTATTCTGACCTACGAGGAGCTCCTTCAGAGGAAACTGGGCCAGTATGAGATTCTGACTCGAGTTAAACCCAAACAACGGGTCCAGGATTTTCAG aTAGTAACAAACATCTATGAGCCTCAGGGCATTTCTTACGTGGAAGCCCATGCAACCTTTCTCAGCAATGAGCTGCTCCCCCTGGTGGAGAAAGTGGTCACAGACAACAag GCACACATCTCTTTCTCACCAACTatggaggagcagaggaagtGTCCAGATTGTGATGGGACACTCATCGACGGCGATTTTGTCATCAAGTACGACGTGAACCGAGCAAAGAGCCTCGGGGACATTCAG ATTGTGAATGGATACTTCGTGCACTTCTTTGCTCCCCCTGACCTGCCCAGAGTCCCAAAAAATGTGGTGTTTGTGATTGACAGGAGTGGATCTATGAGTGGGAGAAAGATACAACAG ACACGACAGGCATTGCTGGCCATCCTCAAAGACCTCCACGAGGAGGACCACTTTGCTCTCATCCCATTTGATAGCTATGTTGAGTTTTGGAGGAAATCACTTACAAAAGCAACCAAGGAAAACGTGGCTGAAGCAATGACATATGTCAGAGGGATACGTGACCGCGGAT CAACCAATATGAATGATGCACTGTTGAGAGGTGCGGAAATGCTGGTCAAAGACAGGCAGGAGAAGAAGCTCCCAGAGAGGAGTGTCGATATGATTATTTTACTGACTGATGGAATGCCAGATGGGG GAAGGTCTCAGCTCCCGATTATTCAGGAGAATATGCGATCAGCTATTGGAGGAAACATGTCTCTGTTCTGTCTTGGATTTGGAAATGATGTGGATTATTCCTTCCTGGATGTGATGAGCAAACAAAACAAGGGAGTGGCCCGCAGAATCTTTGAGGGTTCAGATGCAGACATTCAACTTCAG GGTTTCTATGAGGAGGTGGCCAACCCTCTGCTTTCAGAGGTGGACCTGCGTTATCCTGAGAACACAGTGGACTTCCTGACTACCAACCACTACAGCCAGCTGTTTAACGGCTCAGAGATCGTGGTGGCTGGTCGGCTGATGGAAAATGACCTGGACAATTTCATGGTGGAAGTGTTCGGCCAGGGG TTTGAGGAGGACTTCAGGGTGCAGGGTCAGGCCAGTGCTGTGGATTGGGATGTGATATACCCAGATGAGGAGTACATCTTTGGAGATTTCACAGAGCGTCTGTGGGCCTACCTCACCATCCAGCAGCTACTGGAAAAGAG CAAGAGTGGTGCCCCAGATGAGAAAACCAACGCCACAGCCAAGGCCCTGGAAATGTCTCTGAAGTACAGCTTTGTCACCCCTCTCACCTCCATGGTGGTCACCAAGCCTGAAACTGAGGATGGAACAGACAGCCCTCTCATTGCTGACAAGCTGACTGAGG AACAAAGACAACAGGCAGAGAGAGTGT CATATCGATATTTACCCCCATCATATTCTTATCAAGCACCACCCACATATTTTG TGGATGGAGATCCCCATTTCATGATAGAGCTTCCTGACAGACACGACGCCCTGTGCTTCAATATCAACGACATGCCAGGAACCATTTTCAACCTGGTCAGAGACCCAGAACAAG GTATTTTGGTCAATGGCGAGACCATTGGAGACAAGAAGATTCCCCCTGATGGTAAAATTAACACCTACTTTTGGCGTTTTGGCATCATCCACCAGAGTCTGGGGGTGAGGCTAGAGGTGAACACTCAGGACATCTCAGTGCTCCAGGATGGCAAACAAGTCAAAGTGCTGTGGTCTGATACAGCTGCTTTAAAAGGACCAAA caTGGATCTCCTCTTGACCAAGGATCGCAGCCTAACGGTTACTCTAAAGGATTCAGTCAAGTTTGTGGTCCTGCTTCACAAAGTGTGGAAGAAGCACCCGTACCATCGGGACTACTTGGGTTTCTACACCCTGGACAGCCACCTCCTGTCCCCTTCTGTTCACGGCCTGCTAG GTCAGTTCTACCATGGGATTGAATATGAGGTGTCAGACCTGCGTCCAGGTGAAGTCCCAGAGAAACCAGATGCCACCATGTATGTGAAAGGACAGGAGCTCAATGTGACCAG AGGCTGGCAGAGAGACTTCAGGAGGGATGTGAAGAACGGAGAAAATGTTCCCTGCTGGTTTATTCACAGTAATGGAACCGGCCTCATCGATGGAGAGGCTGCAGACTACATTGTGTCGGgcctttttaaaacagtttaa